The proteins below come from a single Oxyura jamaicensis isolate SHBP4307 breed ruddy duck chromosome 1, BPBGC_Ojam_1.0, whole genome shotgun sequence genomic window:
- the PANX1 gene encoding pannexin-1 — MAIAHIATEYVFSDFLLKEPPETRYKGLRLELALDKIVTCIAVGLPLLLISLAFAQEISIGAQISCFAPSSFSWRQAAYVDSYCWAAVQQKQPSQSNLENIPLWLHKFFPYILLLVAILLYLPCLFWRFTAAPHLSSDLKFIMEELDKAYNRAIKAANSVRSGDARDPTDLIPTANENLTQSLWEISESHFKYPIVEQYLRTKKNSKCLIIKYIFCRLLTLVIIFLACLYLGYYISLSSLSDEFLCTIKTGILKNDTTVPDVVQCKLIAVGVFKVLSYINLIVYLLVMPLVVYAMFVPFRWNSGILKVYEILPTFDVLKLKSKCLDDLSLYLLFLEENVSELKSYKCLKVLENIAVSEKFDVMQLLINLGTIKTDTVDGKPGTAVPEKPEETPVEELEKDATELQVLTDHEASGHMSPREDKKLRQRLIDSSC, encoded by the exons ATGGCCATCGCGCACATCGCCACCGAGTACGTCTTCTCGGACTTTTTGCTGAAGGAGCCGCCGGAGACGCGCTACAAGGGGCTGCGGCTGGAGCTGGCGCTGGACAAGATCGTCACCTGCATCGCCGTGGGGCTGCCGCTGCTCCTCATCTCCCTCGCCTTCGCCCAGGAGATCTCCATCG gtGCCCAGATAAGCTGCTTCGcacccagctccttctcctggCGCCAGGCTGCCTACGTGGACTCCTACTGCTGggcagctgtgcagcagaagcagccatCCCAGAGCAACCTGGAGAACATTCCCCTCTGGCTTCATAAA ttctTCCCATACATCCTTCTGCTAGTTGCTATCCTGCTGTATCTACCATGTTTGTTCTGGCGCTTCACTGCTGCACCTCACCTTTCTTCAGACCTGAAATTTATTATGGAAGAGCTTGACAAGGCCTATAACAGGGCAATCAAAGCTGCTAACAGCGTCCGTAGCGGAGACGCCAGAGACCCCACTGACTTAATTCCAACTGCTAATGAAAACTTGACACAGAG ttTGTGGGAAATTTCTGAAAGCCACTTTAAATACCCCATTGTGGAGCAGTACCTGAGGACAAAGAAGAATTCCAAGTGCTTAataatcaaatacattttctgccGTTTACTCACTCTagtaattattttccttgcGTGCCTCTATCTGGGCTACTACATTAGCCTCTCCTCTTTGAGCGATGAGTTCCTCTGCACCATCAAAACAGGGATCTTAAAGAATGACACAACTGTTCCAGATGTGGTTCAGTGCAAGCTTATTGCTGTCGGTGTCTTCAAGGTACTCAGCTATATTAACCTGATAGTCTATCTCCTGGTGATGCCGCTGGTGGTGTACGCGATGTTTGTTCCCTTCCGGTGGAATTCAGGCATTCTCAAAGTGTATGAAATCCTGCCAACTTTTGATGTGCTGAAACTTAAGTCAAAGTGTTTAGATGACTTAAGCCTTTACCTCCTCTTTCTTGAGGAGAACGTGAGTGAACTTAAATCATATAAATGCCTCAAAGTGCTAGAGAACATTGCAGTTTCTGAGAAGTTTGATGTCATGCAACTTTTGATAAACCTTGGTACAATTAAGACAGATACTGTAGATGGGAAGCCAGGGACAGCTGTGCCAGAGAAGCCTGAAGAAACACCTGtagaagagctggaaaaagatGCAACAGAGCTACAAG TTTTGACAGACCATGAAGCAAGTGGTCACATGAGCCCCAGAGAAGATAAAAAACTTCGCCAAAGACTTATTGATTCTTCATGCTGA